CATTTTTTACGCGTACGACTTTTGGATGATACGCGCGGAGTATGCACGCATCGTTACCGTAACTTCACATTTTAAAGGAGTACTACTTGGAAATAGCAGTTTGAGAGGCTTTGGGTCGCTTTTTGTTTCTTATGTGCATCAAAATGTCAGATGTTCGCCTTTCTAATGCGAGCCCGACATTGGAGAGGGTGGATGCGCGGCAGCAGGACAACCCCAGACCCTCGGTGCGCAGAAACCTTTACGGCAAACCGGACCCAGGGGAGATACAGAGGAATCTGGCGGCTGTAGTGCAGGAAGAAGTGCAGGCTTTTAGGGAAAAGTATAATTTCGATCCGTTGACCGAGAGACCGCTGTCGCCGCGCAATTACGACTGGCAGGAGGACCGTAACCCACCGGAGTTTTACCTCCGAGCGGCTCACGGGAACCAGCAGCCCCAGCGAGACGGCGACTCGCCCGGCGGCAGCCAGCAGGATGAAGCCGCGGGGAATAGCGAGAGGCAGCAGGATCACCAACCAGCCAGAGACCGTTCAAGGAAGAGGCAAC
This Solea solea chromosome 3, fSolSol10.1, whole genome shotgun sequence DNA region includes the following protein-coding sequences:
- the cdkn1ba gene encoding cyclin-dependent kinase inhibitor 1Ba, which translates into the protein MCIKMSDVRLSNASPTLERVDARQQDNPRPSVRRNLYGKPDPGEIQRNLAAVVQEEVQAFREKYNFDPLTERPLSPRNYDWQEDRNPPEFYLRAAHGNQQPQRDGDSPGGSQQDEAAGNSERQQDHQPARDRSRKRQQGTLGPCSDQCQSKRSHTDDDDDENQPDGAGSQAVTAAEETPSSPESRAEEQ